The genomic window TTCCATTAAGCGTCAATCCTTTTATATGCAATGATTAAAAAAAATGTATGATTTACATGTCGTTGCATATAAAATTCGCCGAAATTATAGCTGAAATGACAAAATCCGAATGATTTGACAAGAGATGCATAACAGTTTTTAACTACTTTTCAAGACGATACAAACCTTATTATAAATATTATTCGACAAAATTCAACACAAATTCGACAAATTTATCGATATATTTTCGACAAAATTCGACAAATATATATGATTTGTCGACAATGCTATGTCGAATAGTTGACAGCGCTCTCTATTTTTATGTATATTTTGGTGAGATAAGAGGAATAGATGTATTGATCAAGAATACAAATATGCAATCGCTCTCGTCCTTTGGGCGAGAGCGTTTCTACTAAACGTGCAACAAGGAGGGGTACAAGTGACGAAAAAGACGTTTTATATCACCACACCCATTTATTATCCGAGCGATAAATTACATATCGGTCACGCTTATACGACGGTAGCTGGCGATGCAATGGCAAGATATAAGCGGATGCGCGGCTATGATGTGATGTATTTAACAGGAACAGATGAACATGGTCAAAAAATTCAACGAAAAGCAGAGGAAAAAGGAGTTACTCCACAGCAGTATGTCGATGAAATTGTTGCGGGAATTAAAGAACTTTGGAAAAAACTAGATATTTCTTATAACGATTTTATTCGTACAACAGAACAGCGTCATAAACAAGTCGTTGAAAAAATTTTCGCCCGTCTTTTAGAACAAGGGGATATTTATTTAGACGAATACGAAGGATGGTATTGTACTCCGTGTGAATCGTTTTACACTGAGCGACAATTAGTCGAAGGGAATTGTCCAGATTGTGGACGTCCTGTAGAAAAAGTAAAAGAACAATCATATTTTTTCCGGATGAGCAAATATGTCGATCGTTTATTGGCGTTCTATGAAGAAAATCCGCAATTTATTCAGCCGGAATCGCGCAAAAATGAAATGATTAATAACTTTATCAAGCCGGGCTTAGAGGATTTAGCTGTGTCACGGACAACGTTTGATTGGGGCATTCCTGTTCCGGGCGACCCGAAACATGTCATTTATGTATGGATTGATGCATTGTCAAACTATATTACTGCCTTAGGGTATGGAACAGAAAATGATGAAAAATATAAAACGTATTGGCCGGCTGATGTTCACCTTGTTGGAAAGGAAATTGTTCGTTTCCATACGATTTATTGGCCAATTATGTTAATGGCTTTAGATCTTCCGCTTCCAAAAAAAGTGTTTGCGCACGGCTGGTTGCTTATGAAAGACGGAAAAATGTCGAAGTCGAAAGGAAATGTTGTTGATCCAGTTACGTTAATTGATCGATATGGCTTAGATGCGTTGCGTTATTATTTACTTCGTGAAGTGCCGTTTGGTTCAGACGGTGTGTTTACACCAGAAGGTTTTGTCGAGCGCATAAACTATGATTTAGCGAACGATTTAGGTAATTTGCTTAATCGAACTGTAGCAATGATTGAAAAATATTTTGCCGGCCGTATTCCTGCATATCGTGGTACGCACACCTCATTTGATGAACAACTTGTGCAAACGGCGTATGATACTGTTAAACAGTATGAAGAAGCGATGGAACAAATGCAATTTTCACAAGCTTTAACAGCTATTTGGCAGCTTATTAGCCGTACGAACAAATATATTGATGAAACGCAACCATGGGTATTGGCAAAGGACGAAGCAGCGCGTGAACAGTTAGCTTCCGTCATGTCGCATTTAGCGGAGTCCCTTCGTTATGTAGCTGTTTTATTGCAACCATTTTTAACAGCAACGCCAAAACGAATGTTTGCTCAACTTGGCGTTCAAGATGAGCAATTAATGAGCTGGGACAGCTTACAAACGTTTGGTGCTTCACAACAAGAGCGAATGGTTGAAAAAGGAGCTCCACTGTTCCCGCGTTTAGACGTTCAAGAAGAAGTGCAATATATTCAGACACAAATGAGCGGGACATCAGCAAATGTAGAAGAAAAGCAGGAACAAAACGAAGAGAAAAGCGAAGAAATTACAATTGATGATTTTATGAAAGTCGATTTACGCGTCGCACAAGTGATTCATGCTGAGCCAATTCCAAAAGCCGATCGCTTGCTTAAATTGCAACTTGATTTAGGCTATGAAAAACGGCAAGTTGTATCAGGTATTGCAAAACATTACAAACCGGAAGATTTAATTGGGAAAAAAGTCATTTGCGTGACGAATTTAAAGCCTGTGAAATTGCGCGGAGAACTGTCACAAGGCATGATTTTAGCGGGGGAAAAAGACGGGGTATTGTCATTGGCGACAGTGGATGAATCGCTTCCAAATGGAGCAAAAGTGAAGTAAAGAGGTGTTGCAAAAACACCTCTTTGTTTCTATTTTGTAATGTAATTGTTATATAGCTGTGATTTATGTAACGGGATTGTGTGGTAAACTGAACATCGGAAGAAAAGAGGGGTTATATGTTATTTGATACACATGCACATTTAAATGCGACACAATTTAGCGAAGATGTTGAACAAGTGATTGAACGAGCACGTGCAGAAGGTGTGTCACATATTGTCGTCGTTGGCTTTGATCGACCAACCATTCAACGGGCAATGGAGCTAGCCGAGGAATATCCCTTTATCTACGCAGCTGTTGGATGGCACCCTGTCGATGCGATTCATATGACTGACGAAGATCTTGTCATGATTGAACGTTTAGCTGCGCACCCGAAAGTTGTAGCGCTCGGTGAAATGGGGCTTGACTATTATTGGGATCAATCGCCGAAAGACGTACAAAAAGAAGTATTTCGAAAACAAATTCGTTTAGCGAAAAAAGTGAAGTTGCCGATTATTATACATAATCGCGATGCGACAGCCGATATTGTTGATATTTTACGAGAAGAGGGCGCTGAGGAAGTCGGAGGCGTAATGCATTGTTTTAGCGGAAGTATAGAAGTGGCAAGACAATGCATCGATATGAATTTTTATATTTCCTTTGGCGGTCCTGTGACGTTTAAAAACGCAAAAAAACCGAAAGAAGTGGCAAAAGAAATTCCGCTTGATCGTTTGCTTATTGAAACGGACTGTCCGTATTTAACGCCACATCCGTTTCGGGGGAAACGGAATGAACCGAGCTACGTCAAATATATTGCCGAAGCGATCGCCGAATTAAAAGGGTTATCTTTTGAAGAAGTCGCCCAAAAAACGTCCGACAATGCGAAGCGATTATTCGGCATCATTTGATAGAGAATCGTGTCGATGATTAGGAAGACTTGTCTAAAGAAAAGATGAAACGAGATTGTTCTACAACTTTTTTTGCAAGCATACAATAAGCTTGTCGACAAGTCTTCCTTCCCTTTTGAAACAATATTTTGAATAATAGATAATAAGCTTCATAGAAAGGGAGGGTCGTCGCGATCATCTATCGGAAAAGGAGGCGTTTTTATTTTGATTACGTATGTAAAAAAATTATTGCAATCAACATCAAAAAAGAAGATTGCACTTGCTACTGGAGGGTTTTTAGCCTTATCTGGTATGACGGGATATGCTAGCTATGAATGGACAAAAGAGACCGTGACGTTGTATGCAAACGGAAAAGAGGAAAAAGTGCGTACGCATGCAAATACAGTTGCTGAGCTGCTAAAAGAACAAAATATTCAGTTAAAACAAGAAGATTTTATATCTCCTTCCCCGAAAACTAAAATTGTTGATCATTTAACGGTGAAATGGGAAGCAAGCAAGCCGATTGTATTAGTCGTTGACGGGGGAGAAAAGAGATTAAGGACGACGGCGAAAACAGTGAAGGATGTATTGCATATTCAGCAAATCCAGCTTCGTGACTATGACGAAATATCACCAAACGTCGACGAAAAAGTAAAAGACAACATGAAAATAGTGATAAGTAAAGCGTTTCCGATTACATTAAATGACGGCGGCAAACAGCAACAAGTTTGGTCTACTTCGACTACGGTCGCTGACTTTTTAGCTAAACAACATATTACATTACGAGAGCTGGATCGCGTTCAACCAAAATTGAATGACATGATTCAACCAAACACAAAAATAAACATTGTTCGAGTTGAAAAAGTCACCGATGTAGTGGAAGAACCAGTCAATTATACTGTTGTGAAAAAGAAAGATGCGCAATTAGAGAAAGGAAAACAAAAGGTCATTAGCGAAGGGGAGAAAGGGCTTGTCGCAAAGCAATATGAAGTGATTTTAGAAAACGGAAAAGAAGTATCGCGCAAGCTTATTAAAACAGAGACGATTAAACAAAGTAAAAATCGTATTGTTGCGATTGGAACAAAACAAGTTCCAAGAATATTAGCTTCCCGTGGAAGTGGTGAGGTAGCTGATGAACTTTATGTGATTGCCACAGCATATACAGCGTATTGTGGTGGCTGTTCTGGAACGACCGCAACAGGCGTAAATTTACGTTCAAATCCAAACGCCAAGGTAATTGCCGTCGATCCGCGTGTCATCCCGCTTGGAACAAAAGTATACGTTGAGGGGTACGGATATGCTGTTGCTGCAGATACAGGAGCGAATGTAAGAGGATATAAAATTGACGTATTTTTCCCAGATAAATCGACCGCATATCGTTGGGGAACAAAGCGTGTGAAAATTAAAATTTTAAAATAACTGCAGAGGATTTCGCGATCCTCTGTTTTTTTCGTTATAATGAGTGAAGATAAATGGATAGATGGAGGTTTTTATGAAAATTAAAGAAATTATCGTAGTCGAAGGACGTGACGATACGGTGGCGATTCGCCGTGCGGTAGATGCAGATACGATTGAAACGAACGGAGCAGCGATTAATGATGAAACGATCGAGCGTATTCGTTTAGCCCAGCAACAGCGAGGAGTTATTATTTTTACGGATCCTGATTACCCAGGAGAAAAAATTCGTAAAACAATTGCTGAGCGTGTGCCGGGATGTAAACACGCATTTTTGACGCGCGAAGAAGCGAGAGGCAAACACGGAAAAGGGCTCGGCGTTGAACATGCTTCCATTGAAGCGATTCGCACAGCGCTTTTAAGTGTGTACGAAGAAATGATCGATCCACAAGAAGAGATTTCATTTCAGCAGCTTGTCGATGCAGGATTAATCGGGGGACCGCTAGCGCGTGCTCGTCGTGAAAAGTTAGGTAAACTATTAAAAATCGGATATACAAACGGAAAACAACTGCATAAACGGTTACAAATGTTTCAAATTTCAAAAGAACAGTTTGTCGAAGCGATGAAGCAAGTGATGCAGGAGGAAGAACATGTATAAAGATATTGCTACACCGACGCGTACAAAAGAAATTTTAGCGAAATACGGTTTTTCATTTAAAAAAAGCCTTGGACAAAATTTTTTAATTGAACCGAATATTTTACATCGTATTGTTGATTTTGCTCAGCTTTCTGAACGAACAGGTGTCATCGAGATTGGACCGGGAATTGGGGCGCTTACAGAACAATTAGCGCGACGAGCAAAAAAAGTGGTCGCATTTGAAATTGATCAGCGGCTTCTTCCTATTTTAGCGGATACGCTTTCCCCATATTCAAACGTATCCGTTATTCACCAAGATATTTTAAAAGCTGACGTTCAACAAGTAATATCGGAACAGTTAGCGGATGTAGAAGATATTATGGTTGTTGCCAACTTGCCATATTACGTCACGACACCGATTATTATGAAGTTGTTAACGGATCGTTTACCTATTCGCGGAATGGTCGTTATGTTGCAAAAAGAAGTAGCAGAGCGCATGGCGGCAAAGCCTGGAACGAAAGACTACGGTTCCTTGACGATTGCTGTTCAATATTATACGCACGCGGAAACGGTCATGCATGTGCCACGAACTGTATTTGTACCGAAGCCGAATGTAGATTCTGCAGTCATTCGTTTATTGAAGCGAGAACAACCTGCTGTCGCTGTGTCGAACGAAGATTTTTTCTTTACTGTTGTTCGTGCAAGTTTTGGGCAAAGGCGTAAAACGATTTTAAACAATTTAATGAGCCACTTACCAGGCGGTAAACAGAAAAAAGATGAAATTGAAAAGGCGCTTCAAGCTGCTCATATTGATCCGAAGCGAAGAGGAGAAACGCTTACTATCGCTGAATTTGCTCTTCTGAGCGAGCGACTATACGACACTTTTTCACAAGAGGCTTAAAGCCTCTTTTTTTTACACGTTCGATCTTCTCGTTGCATATGTTACAAACAAAACAGATGAAAGGGCGGGCGTGTATGATTCAAATTGGTGACATTGTTGCGCGAAAATCGTATGAATATGATATTTTGTTTCGAGTCATTGATATAAAAGAAAAAGAAGGAGAAAAAGAAGCAATTTTATATGGAGAAGACGTTCGACTTATAGCGGACGCTCCATTTTCCGATTTAGTTGTTATTGATGAGCGAGAAAAGAAGAAGCGAGAAGAAAAGGAGAAACAACATATTGAGCAATGTTATAAATTGCTGCGTCAAGATTATCGATTGTTGCGGGAAAAAAGCGAATATGAAGCGACTGGTGGATACGAAGTGAAAATGGATTTTTTCCAACTGCCAGGACGAGTGCTTCATATCGATGGAGACCCGCTTTATTTACGAAAATGTATGCAGTTGTATGAACGAATTGGTGTTCCGGTATATGGTGTTCATTGTCACGAAACAGACATGCCTGATCGGATTATTCCGCTACTTGAACAAGTGCGTCCAGATATTTTAGTTGTCACTGGGCATGATGCATATTCAAAATCAAAAGGATCAGTGGACGATTTAAAAGCGTATCGTCATTCGAAATATTTTGTGCAAACGGTGCGACAGGCACGCAAAAAAATTCCGAATCTCGATCAACTCGTCATTTTTGCTGGGGCTTGTCAATCTCATTTCGAATCGCTTATTCGAGCAGGTGCGAACTTTGCTAGCTCGCCTGCACGCGTCAATATTCATGCGCTTGATCCTGTATATATTGTTTCACGTGTTAGTTTTACTCCTTTTATGGATCGTGTCAATGTATGGGATGTGTTAAGAAATACATTAACGGGGGAAAAAGGGCTTGGCGGTGTTGAAACGCGAGGCGTTTTGCGAACAGGAATGCCGTTTCG from Anoxybacillus gonensis includes these protein-coding regions:
- the rnmV gene encoding ribonuclease M5, coding for MEVFMKIKEIIVVEGRDDTVAIRRAVDADTIETNGAAINDETIERIRLAQQQRGVIIFTDPDYPGEKIRKTIAERVPGCKHAFLTREEARGKHGKGLGVEHASIEAIRTALLSVYEEMIDPQEEISFQQLVDAGLIGGPLARARREKLGKLLKIGYTNGKQLHKRLQMFQISKEQFVEAMKQVMQEEEHV
- the rsmA gene encoding 16S rRNA (adenine(1518)-N(6)/adenine(1519)-N(6))-dimethyltransferase RsmA, translating into MYKDIATPTRTKEILAKYGFSFKKSLGQNFLIEPNILHRIVDFAQLSERTGVIEIGPGIGALTEQLARRAKKVVAFEIDQRLLPILADTLSPYSNVSVIHQDILKADVQQVISEQLADVEDIMVVANLPYYVTTPIIMKLLTDRLPIRGMVVMLQKEVAERMAAKPGTKDYGSLTIAVQYYTHAETVMHVPRTVFVPKPNVDSAVIRLLKREQPAVAVSNEDFFFTVVRASFGQRRKTILNNLMSHLPGGKQKKDEIEKALQAAHIDPKRRGETLTIAEFALLSERLYDTFSQEA
- a CDS encoding G5 and 3D domain-containing protein; translated protein: MITYVKKLLQSTSKKKIALATGGFLALSGMTGYASYEWTKETVTLYANGKEEKVRTHANTVAELLKEQNIQLKQEDFISPSPKTKIVDHLTVKWEASKPIVLVVDGGEKRLRTTAKTVKDVLHIQQIQLRDYDEISPNVDEKVKDNMKIVISKAFPITLNDGGKQQQVWSTSTTVADFLAKQHITLRELDRVQPKLNDMIQPNTKINIVRVEKVTDVVEEPVNYTVVKKKDAQLEKGKQKVISEGEKGLVAKQYEVILENGKEVSRKLIKTETIKQSKNRIVAIGTKQVPRILASRGSGEVADELYVIATAYTAYCGGCSGTTATGVNLRSNPNAKVIAVDPRVIPLGTKVYVEGYGYAVAADTGANVRGYKIDVFFPDKSTAYRWGTKRVKIKILK
- the metG gene encoding methionine--tRNA ligase, with amino-acid sequence MTKKTFYITTPIYYPSDKLHIGHAYTTVAGDAMARYKRMRGYDVMYLTGTDEHGQKIQRKAEEKGVTPQQYVDEIVAGIKELWKKLDISYNDFIRTTEQRHKQVVEKIFARLLEQGDIYLDEYEGWYCTPCESFYTERQLVEGNCPDCGRPVEKVKEQSYFFRMSKYVDRLLAFYEENPQFIQPESRKNEMINNFIKPGLEDLAVSRTTFDWGIPVPGDPKHVIYVWIDALSNYITALGYGTENDEKYKTYWPADVHLVGKEIVRFHTIYWPIMLMALDLPLPKKVFAHGWLLMKDGKMSKSKGNVVDPVTLIDRYGLDALRYYLLREVPFGSDGVFTPEGFVERINYDLANDLGNLLNRTVAMIEKYFAGRIPAYRGTHTSFDEQLVQTAYDTVKQYEEAMEQMQFSQALTAIWQLISRTNKYIDETQPWVLAKDEAAREQLASVMSHLAESLRYVAVLLQPFLTATPKRMFAQLGVQDEQLMSWDSLQTFGASQQERMVEKGAPLFPRLDVQEEVQYIQTQMSGTSANVEEKQEQNEEKSEEITIDDFMKVDLRVAQVIHAEPIPKADRLLKLQLDLGYEKRQVVSGIAKHYKPEDLIGKKVICVTNLKPVKLRGELSQGMILAGEKDGVLSLATVDESLPNGAKVK
- the yabG gene encoding sporulation peptidase YabG, producing the protein MIQIGDIVARKSYEYDILFRVIDIKEKEGEKEAILYGEDVRLIADAPFSDLVVIDEREKKKREEKEKQHIEQCYKLLRQDYRLLREKSEYEATGGYEVKMDFFQLPGRVLHIDGDPLYLRKCMQLYERIGVPVYGVHCHETDMPDRIIPLLEQVRPDILVVTGHDAYSKSKGSVDDLKAYRHSKYFVQTVRQARKKIPNLDQLVIFAGACQSHFESLIRAGANFASSPARVNIHALDPVYIVSRVSFTPFMDRVNVWDVLRNTLTGEKGLGGVETRGVLRTGMPFRTIAEQT
- a CDS encoding TatD family hydrolase; this translates as MLFDTHAHLNATQFSEDVEQVIERARAEGVSHIVVVGFDRPTIQRAMELAEEYPFIYAAVGWHPVDAIHMTDEDLVMIERLAAHPKVVALGEMGLDYYWDQSPKDVQKEVFRKQIRLAKKVKLPIIIHNRDATADIVDILREEGAEEVGGVMHCFSGSIEVARQCIDMNFYISFGGPVTFKNAKKPKEVAKEIPLDRLLIETDCPYLTPHPFRGKRNEPSYVKYIAEAIAELKGLSFEEVAQKTSDNAKRLFGII